TCCTCGGTTCGAAAAAGCGCTTCTGATTCTCGGAGGGAATCCAATGCGGCCTCAACACGTGTACGAACTGAGCTTCTTCTCCGGAAGAAGTGCTGGTGGTGAAGAAGTTGATTTTGGGAAAAGCAGAGCGGCGGAAGTGCTTTGTAAAAAAGCGATTCGGGGGTTGGTAACGAAGAATGTGGGGTCTGTTTCGTATCCGGGGCCTTTGAAGCTGTTCTTGATGGTTAAGGCGCCCTCTTGTTTCAATCAGCCTCTGCATTTTCTTCCCAAGCGAGATTTTAAATACAGCAACAAGGTGATTGCAGCTGCATTGGTTTAATCCGAGTCTCGCGTATCGCAATTAGCTTATAACTTGTTGATGCAAATTTTGTTGCAGATTGTGCCCATGAGGTTAAGCTTCAAGAGCAAAACAGAGAACCAGAGCATTGATCAGTTTTTGCAAACCGGCAGCTCCAATGGCTTCGCTGAGTCTGATTCAGATGGAGGTGATTTTATATGGTATGTTGGTTCTGAATTTTATGAATGCGATTTGCTATTTGCCTTGCATTTGTTGAATGTGGTGGTATGTGTTATGGTGCTTGGGGTTTTTAGGTGATATCTGGTTGGATGATGCAGGTTTCAATGCCGACATGTAATCAAGGGCCTGGCGTTTAACACAGAAGCTGAAGGAGGCATAGCTCAGCATTTTTCATAAATGGTGCTGTTTTATAAGCTTTAACCTGTAACTTTGTACCTGTATGCATAGGATCTTTGTTCTATACAATACCTCGTAGTAATTTTGACTCTCCTAGTTCTCTTGGTCGAAATATTAGGGACGTGCTTGCTTTATAGTTGGCTATTTAGTTGATGCTTACTCAATTACCAAAACGATTTATTTGTTGTGATTTCGTGTTACGATATGAGATTCCACTCAAATATTAGAGGAATTGAGAGGAATGTTAATCATATTGATCGAGTTCAATAGGCACCGATCCATTGCCTAATGGAGTTGGAAATGAGAAGGATGGAAGGTGATGTAGAGTAGGGTTAAGCTCAATCTATTTATAGGGCACCTTGAGTAGGGTCAAAAAAGATCAGTTTTGAATATGCAAGGAAAACTCATAACTTAGAGTATTCAATTCTAACCATCGAAGTGATAAACTTCTGGGACACGAGCAACAATATCAGCGCAGAGGTCTACTCGATCAGTTTGGGGTGTTGGTTTCGCAGCAAGTGAGTCACTTTGAGGCTGCACGGGAGCAGCAGAGGAC
The window above is part of the Fragaria vesca subsp. vesca linkage group LG2, FraVesHawaii_1.0, whole genome shotgun sequence genome. Proteins encoded here:
- the LOC101313771 gene encoding uncharacterized protein LOC101313771, yielding MEITASSLDGSVIFHAISEISGFLLFMHQQIPALLQDITAEFDSRCENYKDLELAQREDQVKPALRRKHAGEMREAKRGIQRFQKLMAGVSHFQTALKTILTETPRFEKALLILGGNPMRPQHVYELSFFSGRSAGGEEVDFGKSRAAEVLCKKAIRGLVTKNVGSVSYPGPLKLFLMVKAPSCFNQPLHFLPKRDFKYSNKIVPMRLSFKSKTENQSIDQFLQTGSSNGFAESDSDGGDFIWFQCRHVIKGLAFNTEAEGGIAQHFS